TGGCACCCGGATTTATCGGGACGGATATGACTGCGTCCTTGGGGGAAGATGTCAAGCGGGAAATGCTGCAGCGTATTCCTCTCGGAAGGGCGGGAACGCCGGAGGATGTGGCGAGAGTGGTGGCGTTTCTCGCCTCCGAGGATGCCGCGTACGTTACCGGACAGGTCATCGCCGTTGACGGCGGAATGACTATGTGCTGAGATGGTAAAAAAGGAGGTGAACGAAATGAACATGGAGGAAGTCAGAACCCGTCTCAAGGAAATCGTCGTAGATCGCCTGGACTGCGAAGAAGGGCAGATTACTCCCGAGGCCTCTTTTGTGGAGGATCTTGGAGCGGATTCCCTCGATATTGTCGAACTGATCATGGGTATCGAGGAGGAGTTCGACATCGAAATCCCTGATGAAGATGCAGAAAAGCTCACCAATGTCGGTGAAGCAATGGAGTACATCAAGAACAAGCTAGGAATCGAGGAATAGAGAGCAACAATCCCTCCGAGAGAGCGACACGTCGTGTCGCTCTCTCGGAGGGATTGTGGTGGATGTACGAACATCGGGCATCCTGGAAACAGGAATGCGAAGGAGTGACTCGGATTGAGGAGAGTCGTTGTCACCGGTTTGGGTGTAGTGAGTCCTATCGGACATGGGCGAGAAAACTACTGGCGGGCTCTCTGCGAGGGTAAGAGCGGCGTCGGTCCCATCACGCTGTTCAATGGGGAAAATTTCCCCGTGCGTATCGCGGCGGAGGTCAAGGACTACAATCCCGAGCTCTATATGGAGCGCAAGGAGATCCGGAGAACGGACCGGGTCATTCAGTTCGCTGTCGGAGCGGCGGAAATGGCCGTCAACGACGCACGCCTCGACGTAAAGAGCCTGGATCCTTATAAATTCGGCGTCTATGTGGGAAGTGCCGAGGGTGGCATCACCACTACCAACGAGGGATACAAGGATCTCACTGAAAAAGGTCCTTCCAGGGTGAGTCCCTTTTTCATTCCCATGATGATCAGCAACATGCCCGCAGCATATGTAGCCATCCGCTACGGCGCCAAGGGGCCCAACATCTGTGTCGTCACGGCGTGTGCTACGGCAAACAACACCGTTGCCGAAGCCTACCACGCCATGCGCCGGGGCGAGGCGGACGTCATTCTCGCCGGCGGTGCGGAAGCGGGCATCACACCCATCTGTGTTGCGGGCTTCGCTGCCATTAAGGCTCTCTCCACAAAGAACGACGACCCCGAACATGCATCGAGACCCTTCGATGTGCAGCGGGACGGGTTCGTTCTTGGGGAGGGCGCTGGAATCCTTGTGCTGGAAGAACTCGAACACGCCAAGGCACGGAATGCCACCATCCTGGCAGAGATCGTCGGTGTGGGGGCATCTTGCGACGCCTATCACATCACGGCGCCGAGCCCCGATGGAGAGGGAGCCGTGAGGGCCATGCGGCTCGCTCTCGAAAGCGCCGGATGGTCGCCGGAACAGGTGGATCTCATCAATGCCCACGGCACGTCCACGCCGTTGAACGACAAAACCGAGGCGTTGGCTATCGCCCGAGTTTTCGGGGAGAGGAACGAGAACGTTCTCGTCAACTCCACAAAGTCCATGGTCGGGCACGGTT
Above is a genomic segment from Aminiphilus circumscriptus DSM 16581 containing:
- the acpP gene encoding acyl carrier protein, which translates into the protein MNMEEVRTRLKEIVVDRLDCEEGQITPEASFVEDLGADSLDIVELIMGIEEEFDIEIPDEDAEKLTNVGEAMEYIKNKLGIEE
- the fabF gene encoding beta-ketoacyl-ACP synthase II yields the protein MRRVVVTGLGVVSPIGHGRENYWRALCEGKSGVGPITLFNGENFPVRIAAEVKDYNPELYMERKEIRRTDRVIQFAVGAAEMAVNDARLDVKSLDPYKFGVYVGSAEGGITTTNEGYKDLTEKGPSRVSPFFIPMMISNMPAAYVAIRYGAKGPNICVVTACATANNTVAEAYHAMRRGEADVILAGGAEAGITPICVAGFAAIKALSTKNDDPEHASRPFDVQRDGFVLGEGAGILVLEELEHAKARNATILAEIVGVGASCDAYHITAPSPDGEGAVRAMRLALESAGWSPEQVDLINAHGTSTPLNDKTEALAIARVFGERNENVLVNSTKSMVGHGLGAAGALEAIAGIQSLVEGIVHPTVNLEKQDPECPVHVVGRNAVRKDVKRFLSNSFGFGGHNCVLAFSRYMD